The following coding sequences lie in one Candidatus Spechtbacterales bacterium genomic window:
- the mltG gene encoding endolytic transglycosylase MltG — protein MQNSYKKTSSALIFIGVFFFFSLHPANAQAIKDGDLIKTPDSPDVYIVKIVEESSANITKFKRLILNPAIFDSYGHLNWSDIKETSQEVLDTFTDSDLVIEVNADGSVANPKIYRTSSAPESDTGERYWLNLTAAEFEYMGFDWRALYHINHIEASPDFYSEGEAIAYDKSVYSREHFTVYLNDTKESILEKLKLEGFIADTGVFSNKLGTVAPGGYYLSAEMGEDEIASILSNEPFMVWVTIPEGYRKEQIGDLLASRLNWTAVQRASWGTAYQKLDYKTYENAEDYKEGVYFPDTYLFPRTEGPIQAATRMVNNFNKRFAGYVEAFSAEHNIGWQDALTLASIVQREASGFEDAGLVAGILWNRVAQDMAFQVDVTIQYAVNTKEGGWWAPIKSSDRKVDSLFNTYLYKGVTPHPIANPGMVAIDAVLSPQKTDCIFFIHAKGQIYCSATYQGHLNN, from the coding sequence ATGCAAAATAGTTATAAAAAAACAAGCTCGGCACTTATTTTTATAGGTGTGTTTTTCTTTTTTAGTTTGCACCCAGCAAACGCGCAGGCGATAAAAGACGGCGACCTTATAAAAACCCCGGACAGCCCCGATGTTTATATAGTAAAAATAGTTGAAGAGAGCTCCGCAAATATTACAAAATTTAAACGCCTTATCTTAAATCCCGCTATTTTTGATTCCTACGGTCATTTAAATTGGAGTGATATAAAAGAGACATCCCAAGAAGTCTTAGATACATTTACCGATTCCGATCTGGTTATAGAGGTAAACGCTGACGGCTCTGTTGCTAATCCAAAAATATACAGAACATCTTCCGCGCCCGAAAGTGACACAGGGGAGAGGTACTGGCTTAATTTAACAGCCGCCGAGTTTGAATATATGGGTTTTGATTGGCGTGCTCTTTACCATATAAACCATATTGAAGCCTCACCCGATTTTTATTCTGAGGGAGAAGCGATAGCTTACGATAAAAGTGTGTACTCAAGAGAGCATTTTACCGTTTACCTAAACGATACAAAAGAAAGTATTTTGGAAAAACTTAAGCTGGAAGGGTTTATTGCGGACACAGGCGTTTTTTCCAATAAACTAGGCACAGTTGCTCCGGGTGGCTACTATCTTTCGGCGGAAATGGGAGAAGATGAAATCGCCTCAATTCTTTCCAACGAGCCCTTTATGGTCTGGGTAACCATCCCCGAGGGGTACAGAAAGGAACAGATAGGGGATTTGCTGGCAAGCAGGTTGAACTGGACAGCTGTACAGCGGGCAAGTTGGGGTACGGCTTATCAGAAGCTGGACTACAAAACATACGAGAACGCGGAAGATTACAAAGAGGGAGTTTATTTTCCCGATACCTATCTTTTTCCGCGCACCGAGGGGCCCATACAGGCTGCAACCCGCATGGTAAATAATTTTAACAAAAGATTCGCGGGATATGTTGAGGCATTTTCGGCAGAGCACAACATTGGCTGGCAGGACGCTTTAACTTTGGCATCCATAGTACAGAGAGAGGCATCAGGCTTTGAGGACGCGGGTCTGGTCGCGGGAATTTTATGGAATCGTGTCGCGCAGGACATGGCATTTCAGGTGGATGTAACCATACAGTACGCGGTTAATACAAAAGAGGGCGGCTGGTGGGCGCCCATTAAGTCTTCGGATCGCAAAGTGGATTCGTTGTTTAATACTTATCTGTACAAAGGCGTGACTCCCCACCCCATAGCTAATCCCGGCATGGTCGCGATAGACGCGGTACTTAGTCCGCAAAAAACAGACTGTATTTTCTTTATACATGCTAAGGGGCAGATATATTGCTCTGCCACTTATCAGGGACATCTCAATAAT
- a CDS encoding GIY-YIG nuclease family protein — translation MNNWNVYILLCDQKTYYIGLTDDMDKRLEEHKKGYSPYTKRFSDFELVYKEDYSKRYQAEKREQQLKKWSIAKKKALIDGNIELLRKLSKGT, via the coding sequence ATGAATAATTGGAACGTGTATATTCTTCTTTGCGATCAGAAAACCTATTATATTGGGTTGACTGATGATATGGATAAAAGATTAGAAGAACATAAAAAAGGATATTCTCCTTATACAAAAAGGTTTTCTGATTTTGAGCTTGTATACAAAGAGGATTACTCTAAACGATATCAGGCTGAAAAACGGGAGCAACAGCTTAAAAAATGGAGTATCGCAAAGAAGAAAGCTCTCATAGATGGCAATATAGAATTACTTCGCAAATTAAGCAAAGGCACTTAG
- a CDS encoding nucleotidyltransferase domain-containing protein, with amino-acid sequence MAKRTLFDVVKEIALRLKENQHIHAMWLEGSYATEKFTENSDIDVWLDIDNGMFDECIDIVRKELQKVGKIDAEEARGIYSQNPKLAKHIFHLKGFPKAQTIELDLQEHSREFTFSRKEHIIKILFDKDETIQWQP; translated from the coding sequence ATGGCCAAAAGAACTTTATTTGATGTAGTCAAAGAAATTGCACTGCGACTCAAAGAAAATCAACATATTCATGCTATGTGGCTTGAGGGTTCTTATGCTACCGAAAAATTTACTGAAAACTCAGACATTGATGTATGGCTTGATATTGATAATGGAATGTTTGACGAATGTATTGATATTGTTCGAAAAGAGCTTCAAAAAGTAGGGAAAATTGATGCCGAAGAGGCTCGTGGGATATACTCACAAAATCCAAAATTAGCCAAACATATTTTTCACCTAAAGGGGTTTCCGAAGGCGCAAACTATTGAACTTGACCTTCAAGAACATAGTCGTGAATTTACTTTTTCTCGCAAAGAACATATTATCAAAATTTTGTTTGATAAGGATGAAACAATTCAGTGGCAACCATAG